The Pleuronectes platessa chromosome 11, fPlePla1.1, whole genome shotgun sequence genome includes a window with the following:
- the LOC128451347 gene encoding transmembrane protein 151B-like: protein MSPPASAATATESSTTTVFEEDTREEQRPLKQSLRKSLCRESFWKCLLLSILMYGCMGAMVWCHVTKVTRLTFDSAFKGKSMMYHDTPCSDGYIYIPLALLGMLYLVYLVECWHCHVKNELQHKVDVEGIYERVQRMQQAKPCIWWKAISYHYVRRTRQVTRYRNGDAYTSTQVYHERVNTHVAEAEYDYSPCGVKDVSKQLLGLEKSALTKMRFTKCFSFANVESENSYLTQRARFFTDNEGLDDYMEAREGMHLKNIDLKEYVLVMSDPEHHPWYLSHYVFWFVSFLTFSWPLRVFTEYRTAYVHYRVEKLFGHDYLPVTPCDERPYWRRIPRVNTIDSTELEWHIRSNQQLVPSYSEAGLMDLAQGPSSFSGIRQNCERCHRTMSCSSVFSRSALSICTGASSRIPFSSSRFSLARRYGSQRSCFWRSGSLDEQESPSENTRCLSERLATDEEEPPEYNDALCYPVLIVHCSDNCHHHRSFHRHGSCVETSL, encoded by the exons ATGTCCCCTCCAGCATCGGCTGCCACGGCGACTGAAAGCAGCACCACCACCGTTTTCGAGGAGGACACCAGAGAGGAG CAAAGACCCCTGAAGCAGTCCCTGAGAAAGTCCCTGTGTCGGGAGAGTTTCTGGAAATGCCTGCTTCTCTCTATTCTCATGTACGGCTGCATGGGGGCGATGGTTTGGTGTCATGTCACCAAGGTCACCCGCCTCACCTTTGACAGTGCCTTCAAAGGGAAATCCATGATGTACCATGACACCCCCTGCTCTGATGGCTATATCTACATCCCTCTGGCCCTACTGGGCATGCTCTATTTAGTCTACCTTGTGGAGTGCTGGCACTGTCATGTGAAGAATGAGCTGCAGCACAAGGTGGACGTGGAAGGCATCTACGAGCGTGTCCAGAGGATGCAGCAGGCCAAACCCTGCATCTGGTGGAAGGCCATCAGCTACCACTATGTTCGCCGAACTCGACAAGTCACACGCTACCGAAATGGGGACGCATACACGAGCACCCAGGTTTACCATGAACGTGTCAACACCCATGTGGCTGAAGCGGAATATGACTACAGTCCCTGTGGTGTGAAAGATGTTTCAAAACAGCTGCTGGGCTTGGAGAAGTCTGCTCTCACAAAGATGCGGTTCACCAAGTGCTTCAGTTTTGCCAACGTAGAGTCAGAGAACTCCTACCTTACGCAACGTGCAAGGTTCTTCACCGACAACGAGGGCCTTGACGACTACATGGAAGCCAGGGAGGGCATGCACCTGAAAAACATTGACCTGAAGGAGTACGTCCTGGTGATGTCTGACCCAGAGCACCACCCCTGGTATCTGTCCCACTACGTCTTCTGGTTCGTCTCATTCCTCACTTTCTCCTGGCCTCTCAGAGTCTTCACAGAGTATCGTACCGCATACGTCCACTATCGTGTGGAGAAGCTCTTTGGGCACGATTACCTCCCGGTGACCCCATGCGACGAGCGGCCATATTGGCGTCGCATCCCTCGTGTTAACACAATTGACAGTACTGAATTAGAGTGGCACATTCGGTCCAACCAGCAGCTTGTGCCCAGTTACTCAGAGGCTGGCCTGATGGACCTGGCCCAGGGCCCGTCCAGCTTCAGCGGGATCCGTCAGAATTGCGAGCGCTGCCATCGAACCatgagctgctcctctgtgttctccAGGAGCGCCCTCAGCATCTGCACCGGTGCCAGCTCCCGCATCCCCTTCAGCAGCAGCCGATTCTCCCTGGCCCGTCGCTACGGCTCCCAACGCAGCTGCTTCTGGAGGAGCGGCAGTCTGGATGAGCAGGAGAGCCCCAGTGAAAATACCCGCTGTCTATCTGAGCGTCTCGCCACAGACGAAGAGGAACCCCCTGAGTATAACGATGCTCTTTGCTACCCAGTGCTTATTGTCCACTGCAGCGACAACTGCCACCACCACAGGTCGTTCCACAGACATGGCTCCTGTGTGGAGACGTCTTTATAA